From the Teredinibacter turnerae T7901 genome, one window contains:
- a CDS encoding sulfurtransferase gives MATTELPLLIEPQDLAAFLAENPQPDTPICIVDLSSEQSYQSGHIPGAVHLPAQALICGYPPAAGKLPGDEQLNRVFSHLGLTPDTHFIVYDDEGGGWAGRFIWTLDVIGHQQYSYVNGGILAWRGEGLPVETQENLAQPTDVNVQIHEQPIAEIPYILGELGNQGFVIWDARSPEEYRGEKILAQKGGHIPGAINCEWTSLMDPDNHFRVLTDAEERLGILGIRKGQSIVTHCQSHHRSGFTYLVGKILGFSIKGYHGSWSEWGNHPDTPVEEASL, from the coding sequence ATGGCGACCACAGAACTTCCTTTGCTGATTGAACCGCAAGATCTCGCTGCGTTTTTGGCCGAGAACCCCCAACCCGACACTCCAATTTGTATTGTGGACTTGAGTTCTGAACAATCCTACCAGTCGGGCCATATACCTGGCGCAGTGCATTTACCTGCCCAAGCACTGATTTGCGGTTACCCCCCGGCGGCAGGAAAGCTACCGGGCGATGAGCAGCTTAATCGCGTTTTTTCCCATTTGGGGTTAACGCCTGACACGCACTTCATTGTGTATGACGATGAGGGCGGTGGCTGGGCCGGCCGTTTTATCTGGACCCTGGATGTTATTGGCCACCAGCAATACTCCTACGTAAACGGCGGTATCCTGGCCTGGCGCGGCGAAGGCCTGCCGGTCGAAACCCAGGAAAATCTAGCCCAGCCAACAGATGTCAATGTGCAGATACACGAACAGCCCATTGCAGAAATACCTTACATCCTCGGTGAACTGGGGAATCAAGGTTTTGTGATCTGGGATGCCCGTTCACCAGAAGAATATCGCGGCGAAAAAATTCTAGCTCAAAAAGGTGGCCATATTCCAGGTGCAATAAACTGTGAATGGACCAGCCTGATGGACCCGGATAACCACTTCCGCGTTCTCACCGATGCCGAAGAACGCCTCGGAATACTCGGCATAAGAAAAGGACAATCGATAGTCACCCACTGTCAATCTCATCACCGGTCGGGGTTCACTTACTTGGTTGGTAAAATTTTAGGTTTTTCTATCAAGGGCTACCACGGCTCTTGGTCTGAGTGGGGCAATCATCCGGATACCCCCGTTGAAGAGGCAAGTTTGTGA
- the hemE gene encoding uroporphyrinogen decarboxylase, with amino-acid sequence MTELKNDRFLRALQGQPVDVTPVWMMRQAGRYLPEYRATRARAGDFMGLCTNPQLACEVTLQPLQRYPLDAAILFSDILTVPDAMGLGLYFETGEGPKFRNPVRTAAQVEALPVVNAENELTYVLDAVKTIRHELNGAVPLIGFSGSPWTLMTYMVEGGSSKDFRRSKAMLYSEPEVARLLLDKLVASVTDYLNAQIRAGAQAVQIFDSWGGALAHDAYLEFSLKPMQQIVNGLIREHQGRQVPVILFTKGGGQWLEAMAETGVTALGLDWTTDIGNARERVGGKVALQGNMDPSVLYASTSAIRDEVGRILASYGHGSGHVFNLGHGITPEVDPVHAGAFINAVHELSAGYHQ; translated from the coding sequence ATGACTGAATTAAAAAACGACCGCTTTTTACGAGCCCTGCAGGGACAGCCTGTGGATGTAACGCCCGTTTGGATGATGCGTCAAGCGGGGCGCTACCTTCCCGAGTATCGGGCTACGCGCGCCCGGGCCGGTGATTTTATGGGGTTGTGTACCAATCCCCAATTGGCTTGTGAAGTGACATTGCAGCCTCTGCAGCGGTATCCGCTGGATGCGGCCATCTTGTTTTCCGATATTCTCACCGTGCCAGACGCTATGGGGCTCGGCTTGTACTTCGAGACCGGCGAAGGGCCGAAATTCCGCAACCCAGTGCGCACGGCGGCGCAGGTGGAAGCATTGCCTGTGGTCAACGCCGAAAACGAGCTGACCTACGTCCTCGATGCGGTGAAGACAATTCGCCACGAACTGAATGGCGCTGTGCCGCTTATAGGCTTTTCTGGAAGTCCGTGGACTTTGATGACCTATATGGTTGAAGGCGGTTCGAGCAAAGATTTTCGCCGCTCTAAAGCGATGCTCTACAGCGAACCTGAGGTTGCCCGTTTGCTGTTGGACAAACTGGTCGCGTCGGTCACAGACTACTTGAATGCGCAGATTCGGGCTGGTGCGCAGGCTGTGCAGATATTCGACTCCTGGGGCGGCGCTTTGGCTCATGACGCATACCTCGAGTTCTCTCTCAAGCCTATGCAACAGATCGTTAACGGGTTGATACGCGAACACCAGGGTCGCCAAGTGCCGGTTATCCTGTTCACTAAAGGTGGTGGGCAATGGCTCGAAGCGATGGCCGAGACGGGTGTGACGGCCTTGGGGCTGGATTGGACCACCGATATTGGCAATGCTCGTGAGCGTGTAGGCGGCAAGGTCGCGTTGCAGGGAAACATGGACCCCAGCGTTTTATATGCCTCAACCTCTGCAATTCGCGATGAAGTCGGCCGTATTCTGGCATCCTATGGTCACGGTAGCGGCCATGTTTTCAACCTGGGCCATGGGATTACACCCGAGGTCGATCCCGTGCATGCAGGAGCGTTCATTAACGCTGTTCACGAACTGTCCGCCGGATACCACCAGTAA
- a CDS encoding HD-GYP domain-containing protein, with product MGIKQVKVEVNELTVGMFVSGLDRPWTQTPFPLQGFYIRDLDEIKELKVHCNFVYIDVVKGSAPVKTDLRKLTGASGMRKPQRAARQTRMVDVAPLKIRRDVYREVQPLEKEIEPARELHQQVYNAVGSVMEQVNRDNYSVPINETKRAASQMVDSVLRSPDAFTWLSRVREKDQYTYAHAVRSAVWAILFGRHIGLPKSDLDVLAFGVLLKDIGKTRLPQHLLESQKRSETEQQAYEKFIDYGVEILRKLPDVQPRVTSVVKTHCERVNGSGFPQHLRGDKIPLLGKIAGVVTFYDETINPRGQSKPVSPSKAVGKLYDQRGIEFQEELVVEFIRAIGLYPTGTLVELSTGEVGVVVEQNFERRLKPIVMVVMDAYKQPLREPQRLDLAVEERETQAKLDSGKYLASEVRRVDILQDLEPGAYDVDITSIRDQYIQGKQGKGLLGLFKRKGLKLPGFS from the coding sequence TTGGGTATCAAGCAAGTCAAAGTTGAAGTTAACGAGCTCACAGTTGGGATGTTTGTGTCTGGCCTTGATCGGCCATGGACGCAAACGCCGTTTCCTCTGCAGGGGTTCTATATCCGCGATCTGGACGAAATTAAAGAACTCAAAGTTCATTGCAATTTTGTTTACATCGACGTGGTTAAAGGCTCCGCTCCGGTAAAGACCGATCTGCGAAAATTGACCGGCGCAAGTGGTATGCGCAAACCGCAACGCGCTGCCCGCCAAACGCGGATGGTCGATGTCGCACCACTGAAAATACGCCGCGACGTGTACCGCGAAGTGCAGCCGCTGGAGAAGGAGATTGAGCCGGCCAGGGAGCTTCACCAACAGGTTTACAATGCGGTTGGTTCTGTGATGGAGCAGGTCAACCGCGATAATTACAGCGTACCCATTAATGAAACTAAGCGCGCAGCCAGCCAGATGGTGGACAGTGTACTGCGCAGTCCCGACGCTTTCACCTGGCTCAGCCGCGTGCGGGAGAAAGACCAATATACATACGCCCACGCCGTCCGTTCGGCGGTATGGGCGATTCTCTTCGGGCGTCATATTGGCTTACCCAAGTCTGATCTTGATGTACTGGCGTTTGGCGTATTATTAAAAGACATTGGTAAAACTCGTTTGCCACAGCATTTGCTGGAAAGCCAGAAGCGATCGGAGACGGAGCAGCAGGCCTACGAAAAGTTTATCGATTACGGGGTAGAGATTTTACGCAAGTTGCCAGACGTGCAGCCGCGCGTTACCTCGGTGGTAAAAACCCATTGCGAGCGAGTGAATGGCAGTGGTTTTCCTCAGCACTTGCGCGGCGATAAAATCCCATTACTCGGTAAAATCGCAGGTGTGGTTACTTTTTATGATGAGACAATCAACCCGCGTGGGCAGTCCAAGCCGGTGTCGCCATCGAAAGCCGTTGGTAAACTGTATGATCAACGGGGAATTGAATTCCAGGAAGAGTTGGTGGTGGAGTTTATTCGCGCTATCGGCCTATATCCCACCGGTACCCTGGTGGAGCTCTCGACAGGCGAAGTAGGCGTTGTTGTAGAGCAGAACTTCGAGCGCCGTCTCAAACCTATTGTGATGGTTGTGATGGACGCATATAAGCAGCCCTTGCGCGAGCCTCAGCGCTTAGACCTTGCGGTTGAAGAGCGAGAAACACAGGCAAAACTGGATTCGGGCAAGTACCTCGCTTCAGAAGTTCGCCGAGTAGATATATTGCAAGATCTGGAGCCGGGTGCTTACGACGTGGATATCACATCTATTCGCGATCAATATATTCAGGGCAAGCAGGGTAAGGGGTTGCTCGGGCTCTTTAAACGTAAAGGGTTAAAACTCCCAGGCTTTTCCTGA
- the gltB gene encoding glutamate synthase large subunit — protein sequence MSTGLYRLDEFKDNCGFGLIAHLKGKPSHKLLQTGIEALTCMTHRGGIAADGKTGDGCGLLIQKPDSFLRTIAREELNLELGSDYGIGSIMLNRDEKLADASRKVLEEELAAQGLTEIAWREVPTNSDCLGPIALKTLPSIFHVFVNADGADARELGAKLFVARRKAEIRLGQDKSFYVSSLSNKVLSFKGLMMPVDLPSFYRDLADEHLETAICVFHQRFSTNTAPEWPLAQPFRMLAHNGEINTIMGNRNWSVARTKKFQTPLLPNVEDIVPLVNRVGSDSSSLDNMLELLLVGGMELHRAARMLVPPAWQNVDHMDADLRAFYEYNSMHIEPWDGPAGLVLTDGRYAVCTLDRNGLRPSRWVITKDDIITVASEIGVYDYAPEDVVTKGRLGPGQILSVDTLTGELHGTEEIDQLLKKGQPYQQWMKAKAFRIETGLDKELPENHFTDAQITAAMKLYQASFEECDQVVRPLAESGQEAVGSMGDDTPMAVLSLKNRSLYDYFRQQFAQVTNPPIDPLREAIVMSLETCIGRELSVFDETEDHANRVILTSPVLSPTKFRALMTLDRPGYEVAQIDLHYDPATIGLKQAIELMLENVIAQVKAGKTLVVLSDRKFVEGKLPIHALLATGAVHHRLTREGLRCDANIIVDTGTARDPHQVASLIGYGATAVFPYLSYYIIERLIKSGELLRDYADAATNYRKGLDKGLLKILSKMGISTVASYRGAQLFEAIGLSEDVVDICFSGTASRLKGAEFSDLEADQKELAKVAWKARKPIAPGGLLKYVHGQEYHAFNPDVVKTLQTAVQSGDYATWRDYAELVNKRPVATLRDMLQLKVGQSIPLEEVEPVESIVRRFDSAAMSLGALSPEAHEALAEAMNSLGGRSNSGEGGEDPARFGTNKVSKIKQVASGRFGVTPHYLVNAEVLQIKVAQGAKPGEGGQLPGGKVNQLIARLRYSVPGVTLISPPPHHDIYSIEDLAQLIFDLKQVNPDALVSVKLVSRPGVGTIAAGVAKAYADLITISGYDGGTAASPLTSIRYAGSPWELGLAETHQTLRANDLRGKVRVQTDGGLKSGLDVVKAAILGAETFGFGTAPMVALGCKYLRICHLNNCATGVATQQDRLRQDHYIGTVEMAKNFFLFVAREAREWMAQIGVRTLDELIGRVDLLEAIDGNTQKQQKLDLSPMLYTDALLDSKPQFCVEPRNAPFDKGELAERMVAEVLPTIDAKSGGEFAFNVTNCDRSIGARISGEIAKRHGNLGMADKPLVLKLTGVAGQSFGVWNAGGLHMYLEGDANDYVGKGMAGGKLVIRPPKGSAFASQKTSIMGNTCLYGATGGKLFAAGQAGERCGVRNSGAHVVVEGAGDHCCEYMTGGIVTVLGETGVNFGAGMTGGFAYVLDEANTFVDKYNHELVDITRVNTELLEAHRVHLRDVIKEFVAETESAWGQHLLDNFDDYIGKFWLVKPKAASLDNLLNSVKQRSE from the coding sequence ATGAGTACAGGTCTTTACCGTCTGGATGAGTTTAAGGATAACTGTGGTTTTGGGTTGATTGCCCACCTCAAAGGCAAACCCAGCCACAAGTTACTTCAAACCGGCATCGAAGCACTCACCTGCATGACCCACCGTGGTGGTATTGCGGCCGATGGCAAAACAGGTGATGGTTGCGGTCTGCTAATCCAAAAGCCCGACAGTTTTTTGCGTACCATTGCCCGAGAGGAGCTAAACCTCGAGTTGGGCAGTGATTACGGTATTGGCAGCATTATGCTGAACCGTGATGAAAAGTTAGCAGACGCGTCGCGCAAAGTTTTGGAAGAGGAGCTGGCCGCGCAAGGTTTAACAGAGATTGCGTGGCGCGAAGTGCCGACAAACTCCGATTGCCTTGGCCCCATTGCCTTAAAAACCTTGCCATCAATCTTTCACGTCTTTGTCAACGCTGACGGAGCAGACGCGCGCGAGCTTGGCGCCAAGTTGTTCGTTGCTCGCCGCAAAGCCGAAATACGTCTGGGGCAGGACAAATCATTCTATGTGTCGAGCCTGAGCAATAAGGTCCTTTCTTTTAAAGGGCTGATGATGCCGGTCGATCTACCTTCCTTTTATAGGGATTTGGCGGACGAGCATTTGGAGACCGCAATTTGCGTGTTCCACCAGCGTTTCTCCACCAATACCGCGCCTGAATGGCCGCTGGCCCAGCCGTTCCGCATGCTTGCCCACAACGGTGAAATTAACACCATTATGGGTAACCGCAACTGGTCTGTGGCGCGGACTAAAAAATTCCAGACGCCACTGCTGCCAAATGTTGAAGACATTGTGCCGCTGGTCAACCGTGTGGGTTCAGACTCCTCCAGCCTCGATAATATGCTTGAGTTGTTGCTGGTTGGCGGTATGGAACTGCACCGCGCAGCGCGGATGCTGGTTCCGCCCGCGTGGCAGAATGTAGACCACATGGACGCAGATCTGCGTGCATTTTACGAATATAACTCAATGCATATTGAGCCCTGGGATGGCCCGGCGGGCCTGGTGCTGACCGACGGCCGCTACGCCGTCTGTACGCTGGATCGCAACGGTTTACGCCCGTCCCGGTGGGTTATCACTAAAGACGATATCATTACGGTGGCCTCCGAAATCGGCGTTTACGATTATGCGCCGGAAGATGTGGTAACCAAAGGCCGCTTGGGGCCAGGTCAAATCCTGTCTGTCGACACCTTGACCGGTGAACTTCACGGCACCGAAGAAATCGATCAACTGCTGAAGAAGGGGCAACCCTACCAGCAGTGGATGAAAGCCAAGGCTTTCCGTATTGAAACAGGTCTGGATAAAGAGCTGCCGGAAAATCACTTTACCGATGCTCAGATTACCGCAGCGATGAAGCTGTACCAGGCGAGTTTCGAAGAGTGTGATCAGGTTGTACGCCCGCTGGCGGAATCTGGCCAGGAAGCGGTTGGTTCGATGGGGGACGACACCCCGATGGCCGTGCTTTCGCTAAAAAATCGCTCGCTCTACGATTATTTCCGTCAGCAGTTTGCGCAGGTCACCAACCCGCCAATCGATCCCCTGCGGGAAGCGATTGTGATGTCGCTGGAAACCTGTATTGGACGTGAGTTGTCGGTTTTTGACGAAACCGAGGATCATGCCAACCGAGTGATCCTGACTAGCCCGGTGTTGTCACCGACCAAGTTCCGCGCGCTTATGACGCTGGATCGCCCCGGCTATGAAGTCGCGCAAATCGATTTGCACTACGACCCGGCAACCATCGGTCTGAAGCAGGCCATCGAGCTGATGCTGGAGAACGTGATTGCCCAGGTTAAAGCGGGCAAAACCCTGGTGGTACTGTCGGATCGCAAGTTTGTTGAAGGCAAGCTGCCTATCCACGCGCTCTTGGCGACCGGTGCTGTGCACCATCGTTTAACGCGCGAAGGCCTCCGCTGCGACGCCAATATTATTGTGGATACCGGTACCGCGCGTGACCCACACCAGGTCGCGTCCTTGATCGGATACGGTGCCACCGCGGTGTTCCCTTACCTGAGTTACTACATCATCGAGCGACTGATCAAGTCTGGCGAGTTGTTGCGTGACTATGCCGACGCGGCCACTAACTATCGCAAAGGCTTGGACAAAGGGTTGCTTAAAATCCTTTCTAAAATGGGAATTTCTACCGTCGCCTCTTATCGTGGTGCGCAATTGTTTGAAGCGATTGGCCTGTCTGAAGATGTGGTGGATATCTGCTTTAGCGGTACCGCCAGTCGTTTGAAAGGTGCTGAATTTAGCGACCTTGAGGCGGACCAAAAAGAACTGGCAAAAGTTGCCTGGAAAGCGCGCAAGCCAATCGCCCCTGGCGGTCTGCTCAAGTACGTGCACGGGCAGGAGTACCACGCGTTCAACCCGGACGTGGTTAAAACGCTGCAAACGGCGGTTCAGTCGGGCGATTACGCCACCTGGCGGGATTACGCCGAGCTGGTGAACAAGCGCCCTGTGGCGACACTGCGCGATATGCTGCAGTTGAAAGTGGGCCAGTCGATTCCGCTGGAGGAAGTCGAGCCTGTTGAAAGTATTGTTCGCCGTTTCGATTCCGCGGCTATGTCCCTCGGGGCGCTCAGTCCTGAAGCGCACGAAGCGCTGGCGGAGGCGATGAACAGCCTGGGCGGCCGCTCCAACAGTGGTGAAGGCGGTGAAGATCCCGCCCGTTTCGGCACCAACAAAGTATCGAAAATCAAGCAGGTGGCTTCCGGCCGTTTCGGTGTGACCCCGCATTACCTGGTCAACGCGGAAGTATTGCAGATCAAGGTTGCGCAGGGGGCAAAACCTGGTGAGGGCGGTCAGCTACCCGGCGGTAAGGTCAATCAACTGATTGCGCGGCTGCGTTATTCGGTGCCTGGCGTGACTCTGATTTCTCCACCACCGCACCACGATATTTACTCGATTGAGGATTTGGCGCAGCTGATTTTCGACCTGAAACAGGTTAACCCCGATGCGCTGGTATCGGTGAAGCTGGTGTCTCGCCCTGGTGTTGGCACTATTGCCGCGGGTGTGGCCAAAGCTTATGCAGACTTGATCACGATCTCTGGCTACGACGGTGGTACCGCTGCCAGCCCGCTCACGTCGATTCGCTATGCCGGTTCGCCCTGGGAGCTCGGTCTTGCCGAAACCCACCAGACGCTGCGCGCCAACGATTTGCGCGGCAAAGTTCGCGTACAAACCGATGGCGGTTTGAAATCCGGCCTGGATGTTGTGAAAGCTGCGATCCTCGGTGCGGAAACCTTTGGTTTTGGTACTGCGCCTATGGTTGCGCTGGGCTGTAAATATCTGCGGATATGCCACCTGAACAACTGTGCGACCGGCGTTGCTACTCAGCAGGACCGGCTGCGGCAGGACCACTATATCGGCACTGTCGAAATGGCGAAAAACTTCTTCCTGTTTGTCGCGCGTGAAGCGCGGGAATGGATGGCTCAGATCGGTGTGCGCACTCTGGATGAATTAATCGGGCGCGTGGACCTGCTGGAAGCGATCGACGGGAACACTCAGAAGCAGCAGAAGCTGGATCTGTCGCCAATGTTATACACCGACGCCCTGCTGGACTCTAAGCCGCAGTTCTGTGTCGAGCCGCGCAACGCGCCTTTCGACAAAGGCGAGCTGGCTGAGCGTATGGTGGCTGAAGTGCTGCCAACGATCGATGCGAAGTCTGGCGGTGAATTTGCGTTTAATGTCACCAACTGTGACCGCTCTATCGGGGCGCGCATCAGTGGTGAAATTGCCAAGCGCCACGGCAATCTGGGTATGGCCGACAAGCCATTGGTGCTCAAATTGACCGGTGTGGCAGGCCAGAGCTTTGGTGTCTGGAATGCGGGTGGTTTGCACATGTATCTGGAAGGCGATGCCAACGACTATGTCGGCAAAGGCATGGCTGGCGGCAAGCTGGTGATACGTCCTCCAAAAGGCTCTGCATTTGCCAGCCAGAAAACCAGCATTATGGGTAACACCTGCTTGTATGGTGCTACCGGCGGTAAATTGTTTGCGGCCGGCCAGGCGGGCGAACGCTGCGGGGTGCGTAACTCCGGTGCGCACGTTGTGGTTGAAGGCGCAGGCGATCACTGTTGTGAGTATATGACTGGCGGTATTGTCACTGTGCTGGGCGAAACCGGGGTTAACTTTGGCGCGGGTATGACGGGTGGCTTTGCCTATGTGCTCGATGAAGCCAATACCTTTGTCGACAAGTACAACCACGAGCTGGTCGATATTACCCGCGTGAACACCGAGCTGCTGGAAGCGCATCGCGTACACCTGCGCGATGTTATTAAAGAATTTGTTGCGGAAACCGAGAGCGCCTGGGGCCAACACCTGCTGGATAATTTCGATGATTACATCGGCAAATTCTGGTTAGTGAAGCCTAAAGCGGCGAGCTTGGACAACCTTCTTAACAGTGTTAAGCAACGATCTGAATAA
- the asd gene encoding archaetidylserine decarboxylase (Phosphatidylserine decarboxylase is synthesized as a single chain precursor. Generation of the pyruvoyl active site from a Ser is coupled to cleavage of a Gly-Ser bond between the larger (beta) and smaller (alpha chains). It is an integral membrane protein.), whose amino-acid sequence MKSTLFILLQYITPHHLLSRLVGWFANTEITWIKRLFIEKFAAQFAVNMAEAENPDLSSYASFNEFFCRPLRADARPMTLDANRLLCPADGAISQLGTIDGQTIFQAKGRSFSLKALLGGNAELAEQFHNGSFCTVYLSPKDYHRVHMPIGGTLTTMTHVPGALFSVNPTTVEGVDNLFARNERVVSVFETHLGPVAVILVGAMIVASIETVWAGEIAPRGKQPTHFNYRPQAPVELHQGEEMGRFKLGSTVILVLPPGVTEWESLSSGTPVRLGEPLAQLTPKNPTES is encoded by the coding sequence GTGAAGTCTACCTTATTTATTCTGCTCCAATACATCACCCCACACCACCTGCTTTCGCGCCTGGTGGGCTGGTTTGCGAACACCGAAATCACATGGATTAAGCGCCTTTTTATCGAAAAATTTGCCGCACAGTTTGCGGTCAATATGGCGGAAGCCGAGAATCCCGACCTCTCGAGTTACGCCAGCTTTAACGAATTTTTTTGCCGCCCGCTGCGCGCCGATGCACGCCCTATGACTCTGGATGCAAACCGCCTGCTCTGTCCGGCAGACGGCGCTATCAGCCAGCTTGGCACTATCGACGGGCAAACGATTTTTCAGGCTAAAGGGCGCAGCTTTAGCCTGAAGGCTTTGCTTGGCGGCAACGCTGAACTCGCAGAGCAGTTTCACAACGGCTCGTTTTGCACTGTGTACCTTTCACCAAAGGATTATCATCGGGTGCACATGCCTATCGGCGGCACTCTCACAACCATGACTCACGTGCCCGGTGCATTGTTTTCGGTAAATCCAACCACTGTTGAGGGCGTTGACAATTTATTTGCGCGAAATGAACGGGTCGTCTCGGTTTTTGAGACGCACCTTGGACCGGTTGCGGTGATACTGGTGGGAGCTATGATTGTCGCGTCGATCGAAACCGTTTGGGCAGGCGAGATCGCACCAAGAGGCAAGCAACCCACCCACTTTAACTACCGGCCGCAAGCTCCGGTTGAATTACATCAAGGGGAAGAAATGGGTCGCTTTAAGCTGGGTTCCACCGTCATTCTCGTACTCCCGCCCGGCGTAACTGAATGGGAATCACTCTCCAGCGGCACCCCCGTGCGATTGGGCGAACCCCTCGCACAACTTACCCCGAAGAACCCAACCGAGAGCTAA
- a CDS encoding FAD-dependent oxidoreductase → MAERLNNNFQFLDVGRQDPQKKEIDTRKKDFVEIYQPFTEPQVQGQAHRCLSCGNPYCEWKCPVHNYIPNWLKLISEGNVIEAVELCHQTNSLPEVCGRVCPQDRLCEGACTLNDGFGAVTIGNTEKYITDTAFALGWKPDMSKVVWTNKKVAVIGAGPAGLGCADVLVRNGVKPTVFDIHPEIGGLLTFGIPEFKLEKGVMQRRREIFTEMGVEFRLGVEVGKDISIEEILESYDAVFMGMGTYNYMKGGFPGEELPGVYDALPFLISNVNRNLGFEKDPADFISVKGKKVVVLGGGDTAMDCNRTSIRQGADSVTCAYRRDEENMPGSRREVANAREEGVQFLFNRQPIAIVGEDRVEGVKVVTTQLGEPDENGRRRPEPVAGSEEVIPADTVLIAFGFRPSPAPWFQEQGVTVNSWGGVVAEEHQEFKFQTSNPKIFAGGDMVRGSDLVVTAIWEGRQAAEGILDFLNV, encoded by the coding sequence ATGGCTGAAAGACTCAACAATAATTTCCAGTTTCTCGACGTGGGTCGTCAAGACCCGCAGAAGAAAGAAATCGACACCCGCAAGAAAGACTTTGTGGAAATTTATCAGCCCTTCACCGAACCTCAGGTGCAAGGGCAGGCACATCGTTGTTTGTCTTGCGGCAACCCCTATTGTGAATGGAAATGCCCGGTGCATAACTACATTCCCAATTGGTTGAAGCTGATTTCTGAAGGCAATGTTATTGAGGCGGTAGAGTTGTGCCATCAAACCAACTCGCTGCCGGAAGTGTGCGGACGCGTATGTCCGCAGGATCGTTTGTGTGAAGGCGCGTGTACCCTGAACGACGGGTTCGGTGCCGTCACCATTGGCAATACGGAGAAATACATCACGGATACCGCTTTCGCCCTGGGCTGGAAGCCGGATATGTCCAAAGTGGTTTGGACCAACAAGAAAGTTGCGGTAATCGGTGCTGGCCCGGCTGGGCTTGGCTGTGCCGATGTGCTGGTACGCAATGGTGTTAAGCCGACCGTGTTCGATATTCATCCGGAAATTGGTGGCTTGCTCACCTTCGGTATTCCTGAATTCAAGCTGGAAAAAGGCGTGATGCAGCGACGCCGTGAAATCTTCACTGAAATGGGCGTGGAATTCCGTCTTGGTGTTGAAGTAGGCAAAGATATTTCCATCGAGGAAATTCTAGAGTCCTACGACGCGGTGTTTATGGGGATGGGCACCTACAATTATATGAAGGGCGGCTTCCCTGGTGAGGAATTACCGGGGGTGTATGATGCGCTGCCGTTCCTGATTTCCAATGTAAATCGCAACCTTGGTTTCGAGAAAGATCCGGCTGATTTTATCAGTGTAAAAGGTAAGAAAGTGGTGGTGCTGGGAGGTGGCGACACGGCGATGGACTGTAACCGTACTTCCATTCGCCAGGGTGCAGACAGCGTAACCTGCGCCTATCGTCGCGATGAAGAAAATATGCCGGGCTCCCGACGGGAAGTTGCCAATGCTCGCGAGGAAGGTGTGCAGTTCCTGTTTAATCGCCAGCCTATCGCAATTGTCGGTGAAGATCGCGTTGAGGGTGTAAAAGTTGTAACAACACAGCTGGGTGAGCCGGATGAAAACGGTCGTCGTCGACCAGAGCCGGTCGCCGGGAGCGAAGAGGTTATCCCCGCGGATACGGTGTTGATTGCATTTGGTTTCCGCCCTAGTCCGGCGCCCTGGTTCCAAGAGCAAGGCGTGACCGTTAACAGTTGGGGTGGTGTGGTTGCTGAGGAGCATCAGGAATTTAAATTCCAGACATCTAACCCGAAAATTTTTGCCGGTGGTGATATGGTGCGTGGATCAGATCTCGTGGTAACGGCAATTTGGGAAGGCCGCCAGGCGGCGGAAGGTATTCTCGATTTCCTGAATGTCTAA